A region from the Nocardioides exalbidus genome encodes:
- a CDS encoding UDP-N-acetylmuramoyl-L-alanyl-D-glutamate--2,6-diaminopimelate ligase, with protein MAAWLSARTDVTVHGDLAVAVSGISLSTARILPGDLYAALPGARAHGADFAGQALDAGAVAVLTDAAGLDRLPAGAPAIVVPEPRRVLGGLAAHLYGDPASDLRVIGVTGTQGKTTTTRILEQGLTASGVTSAVIGTVGTRIAGEDVKTQLTTPEAPDLHGLFAVMRERGVDTCAMEVSSHALVLGRVDGVVFDVATFLNLGRDHLDFHETVEDYFAAKASLFTPERARVGLTNLDDELGRRLLDVATIPMSTFSSAGADADWRASDVVLTPSGATFTVTGPGVTVAAAVNLPGEFNVSNALAAIASAALAGLDPQQVADGIARVGGVPGRLEQVDCGQDFSVVVDYAHKPDALEAVLTTLRPLTDGRVLVVVGAGGDRDTLKRPVMGEIAARLADVVVVTDDNPRTEDPSSIRAAVMEGTTGGTAEVVEVGDRRLAIREAVRRARTGDVVLVAGKGHETGQTVGDVVHPFDDRAVAAEEIRAAGGAG; from the coding sequence CTGGCAGCGTGGTTGTCGGCACGCACGGACGTGACCGTGCACGGTGACCTCGCCGTCGCCGTCTCGGGGATCTCGCTGAGCACCGCGCGGATCCTCCCCGGTGACCTGTACGCCGCCCTGCCGGGCGCGCGCGCCCACGGTGCGGACTTCGCCGGGCAGGCGCTCGACGCGGGCGCGGTGGCGGTGCTGACCGACGCGGCCGGGCTCGACCGGCTGCCGGCCGGCGCGCCCGCGATCGTCGTACCGGAGCCGCGCCGCGTCCTGGGTGGCCTCGCCGCCCACCTCTACGGCGATCCTGCGAGCGACCTGCGCGTCATCGGCGTCACCGGCACCCAGGGCAAGACCACCACGACGCGGATCCTCGAGCAGGGGCTGACCGCGTCGGGGGTGACGTCGGCGGTGATCGGCACCGTCGGCACGCGCATCGCCGGCGAGGACGTGAAGACGCAGCTCACCACCCCGGAGGCGCCCGACCTCCACGGCCTGTTCGCGGTGATGCGCGAGCGCGGCGTCGACACCTGCGCGATGGAGGTCTCCAGCCACGCGCTGGTCCTCGGCCGGGTGGACGGGGTGGTCTTCGACGTCGCGACGTTCCTCAACCTCGGGCGCGACCACCTCGACTTCCACGAGACCGTCGAGGACTACTTCGCCGCGAAAGCCAGCCTCTTCACGCCCGAGCGTGCACGGGTGGGGCTCACCAACCTCGACGACGAGCTCGGCCGCCGCCTCCTCGACGTCGCCACGATCCCGATGTCGACGTTCTCCAGCGCCGGTGCCGATGCCGACTGGCGTGCGAGCGACGTCGTGCTCACGCCGTCCGGAGCGACCTTCACGGTCACCGGGCCCGGTGTCACGGTCGCGGCCGCGGTGAACCTGCCGGGGGAGTTCAACGTCTCCAACGCGCTCGCCGCCATCGCGTCGGCCGCGCTCGCCGGGCTCGACCCCCAGCAGGTCGCCGACGGCATCGCCCGCGTCGGCGGCGTACCGGGTCGCCTCGAGCAGGTCGACTGCGGCCAGGACTTCTCGGTCGTCGTCGACTACGCCCACAAGCCCGACGCGCTGGAGGCGGTCCTCACGACGCTGCGCCCGCTCACCGACGGCCGGGTCCTCGTCGTCGTGGGCGCCGGTGGGGACCGCGACACGCTCAAGCGTCCGGTCATGGGCGAGATCGCGGCCAGGCTGGCCGACGTCGTGGTGGTCACCGACGACAACCCCCGCACCGAGGACCCCTCGTCGATCCGCGCGGCGGTGATGGAGGGCACGACCGGCGGCACCGCGGAGGTGGTGGAGGTCGGCGACCGGCGGCTCGCGATCCGTGAGGCCGTACGACGCGCGCGCACCGGCGACGTCGTGCTGGTCGCCGGCAAGGGCCACGAGACCGGCCAGACCGTCGGCGACGTGGTGCACCCCTTCGACGACCGCGCGGTCGCCGCGGAGGAGATCCGGGCTGCCGGAGGTGCCGGGTGA
- a CDS encoding peptidoglycan D,D-transpeptidase FtsI family protein has protein sequence MPSTRTRPSASRGAPMLRLRVGFVLIAIVLSFFGARLVQLQGVDPRSYAAMAAAEGSARVTLPAERGDILDRNGIPLADSIKGKMVVADPTLTADDAPAIARLLSDSLSIDYFKTLAALKGRKDGSKFEYVARRVPSTLASDTLAELEQAGYEGISLEDDPIRDYPAGDVAANLLGYMGTDEPLGGFERTFDKQLAGVDGEATWQSNSRKGVRIPLRDSTLKAAQDGTSLTTTIDRDLQWFVQKVLAQSIEQYQAESGAAVVLDTRTGETLALADYPTFDANKPGEAKEEDLGSRALSLAYEPGSVEKVLTASSLIDAGKAFPRQKFKVPGSLARQDRVIGDWFDHGDIRLTLAGIIAKSSNIGTVLAADAFTPVQLVDYLQRFGLGQRTNVGVRGETAGLLTAGEAMTSQTKDRVAFGQSLSVNVLQMAAAVNTVANGGIRVSPSLISGSAVTDDGVTVGTDTSTRTRVISKKAAKDTAKMMEKVVDPEDGVAPGAQVPGYLVAGKTGTAQRVVDGVYDGSTSVSFGGFAPADNPRFTVYVVIHAPKVEGGGGSITGPVFSRIMGYVLGRYGVAPTNGKPSRLPVEW, from the coding sequence GTGCCGAGCACCCGCACGAGGCCGAGCGCCTCCCGCGGCGCCCCGATGCTGCGCCTGCGCGTCGGGTTCGTCCTCATCGCGATCGTCCTCTCCTTCTTCGGCGCTCGGCTCGTGCAGCTCCAGGGCGTCGACCCGCGCTCGTACGCCGCCATGGCCGCCGCCGAGGGGTCGGCGCGCGTGACGCTGCCGGCCGAGCGCGGCGACATCCTCGACCGCAACGGCATCCCGCTCGCCGACTCGATCAAGGGCAAGATGGTCGTCGCCGACCCGACCCTGACCGCGGACGACGCACCCGCGATCGCGCGGCTGCTGTCCGACAGCCTCTCCATCGACTACTTCAAGACGCTCGCCGCGCTCAAGGGCCGCAAGGATGGCAGCAAGTTCGAGTACGTCGCGCGCCGCGTCCCGAGCACCCTCGCGAGCGACACGCTCGCCGAGCTCGAGCAGGCGGGCTACGAGGGCATCTCCCTCGAGGACGACCCGATCCGCGACTACCCCGCCGGCGACGTGGCGGCCAACCTCCTCGGCTACATGGGCACCGACGAGCCGCTCGGTGGCTTCGAGCGCACCTTCGACAAGCAGCTCGCCGGCGTCGACGGCGAGGCGACGTGGCAGTCGAACTCGCGCAAAGGCGTCCGCATCCCGTTGCGCGACAGCACCCTCAAGGCCGCCCAGGACGGCACGTCGCTGACGACCACCATCGACCGCGACCTCCAGTGGTTCGTGCAGAAGGTGCTCGCACAGTCGATCGAGCAGTACCAGGCCGAGAGCGGGGCCGCCGTCGTGCTCGACACGCGCACGGGCGAGACCCTGGCCCTCGCCGACTACCCGACCTTCGACGCCAACAAGCCGGGGGAGGCGAAGGAGGAGGACCTCGGCTCCCGCGCACTGAGCCTCGCCTACGAGCCGGGCTCGGTGGAGAAGGTGCTCACCGCCTCCTCGCTCATCGACGCCGGCAAGGCCTTCCCGCGCCAGAAGTTCAAGGTGCCCGGGAGCCTGGCCCGCCAGGACCGCGTGATCGGCGACTGGTTCGACCACGGCGACATCCGCCTGACGCTGGCCGGCATCATCGCCAAGTCGTCCAACATCGGCACGGTCCTCGCCGCCGACGCGTTCACCCCGGTGCAGCTCGTCGACTACCTGCAGAGGTTCGGGCTCGGCCAGCGCACCAACGTGGGTGTCCGCGGCGAGACGGCCGGCCTGCTCACCGCGGGCGAGGCGATGACCTCCCAGACCAAGGACCGCGTCGCCTTCGGGCAGTCGCTCTCGGTCAACGTCCTGCAGATGGCCGCCGCGGTCAACACCGTGGCCAACGGCGGGATCCGGGTCTCGCCGAGCCTGATCTCCGGCTCCGCGGTCACCGACGACGGCGTCACCGTCGGCACCGACACCTCCACCCGCACCCGGGTGATCAGCAAGAAGGCGGCGAAGGACACCGCGAAGATGATGGAGAAGGTGGTCGACCCCGAGGACGGCGTCGCACCCGGCGCGCAGGTGCCGGGCTACCTCGTCGCCGGCAAGACCGGCACCGCCCAGCGCGTGGTCGACGGCGTCTACGACGGCAGCACCTCGGTGTCCTTCGGCGGCTTCGCGCCGGCCGACAACCCGCGCTTCACCGTCTACGTCGTGATCCACGCACCCAAGGTCGAGGGCGGCGGTGGCTCGATCACCGGCCCGGTCTTCTCGCGGATCATGGGCTACGTCCTCGGCCGCTACGGCGTCGCGCCGACCAACGGCAAGCCGTCGCGTCTCCCCGTCGAGTGGTGA
- the rsmH gene encoding 16S rRNA (cytosine(1402)-N(4))-methyltransferase RsmH: MVTPSHAPVLLDRVVALLAPALEAPGSVYVDCTLGLGGHSEAVLERIPGARVIGIDRDPTALQMSRERLAAHGGRFTAVHAVYDEVPEVIGSLGLDHVDAIFFDLGVSSMQLDVRERGFAYSEDAPLDMRMDPTTGQTAAELLNTASAQDLTRILRDFGEEKFASKIAREVVRRRESTPFTTSAGLVELLYATIPAPARRTGGHPAKRTFQALRMAVNDELDVLRRAIPAAIDAIGVGGRVVVESYHSLEDRLVKRAFTEATKLDVPPDLPFVPEGAEPALRLVTRGAEQADEQEIAENPRAASVRLRAVERVRPASPSTSRLPQGATR, from the coding sequence ATGGTGACTCCCAGCCACGCCCCGGTGCTCCTGGACCGGGTCGTCGCCCTGCTGGCGCCTGCCCTCGAGGCACCCGGCTCGGTCTACGTCGACTGCACGCTCGGCCTCGGCGGCCACAGCGAGGCGGTGCTCGAGCGGATCCCCGGGGCACGCGTGATCGGCATCGACCGCGACCCGACCGCCCTGCAGATGTCGCGCGAGCGGCTCGCCGCCCACGGCGGCCGGTTCACCGCCGTCCACGCGGTCTACGACGAGGTCCCCGAGGTCATCGGCAGCCTCGGGCTCGACCACGTCGACGCGATCTTCTTCGACCTCGGCGTCTCCTCGATGCAGCTCGACGTGCGCGAGCGCGGCTTCGCCTACTCCGAGGACGCGCCCCTCGACATGCGGATGGACCCGACCACGGGCCAGACCGCGGCCGAGCTCCTCAACACCGCGTCGGCGCAGGACCTCACCCGGATCCTGCGCGACTTCGGCGAGGAGAAGTTCGCCAGCAAGATCGCCCGCGAGGTCGTACGACGTCGCGAGTCGACGCCGTTCACCACCAGCGCCGGCCTGGTCGAGCTGCTCTACGCCACCATCCCGGCGCCGGCCCGGCGCACGGGCGGCCACCCCGCCAAGCGCACGTTCCAGGCGCTCCGGATGGCCGTCAACGACGAGCTCGACGTGCTCCGCCGCGCGATCCCCGCGGCCATCGACGCGATCGGCGTCGGCGGCCGGGTGGTCGTCGAGTCCTACCACTCGCTCGAGGACCGCCTCGTCAAGCGCGCCTTCACCGAGGCCACGAAGCTCGACGTCCCGCCCGACCTGCCGTTCGTGCCCGAGGGCGCCGAGCCGGCCCTGCGCCTGGTCACCCGCGGCGCCGAGCAGGCCGACGAGCAGGAGATCGCCGAGAACCCCCGGGCGGCATCCGTCCGGCTGCGCGCCGTCGAGCGCGTGCGCCCCGCATCACCGTCCACGTCCCGCCTTCCCCAGGGAGCCACCCGATGA
- the mraZ gene encoding division/cell wall cluster transcriptional repressor MraZ, whose protein sequence is MFFGTYTPKLDEKGRLFLPAKFRDELTEGLVVTRGQERCLTVWSLEDFGRLTDRLREAPVTQKGTRDYVRMLFAAASQEVPDKQGRINIPAPLREYASLRKECVVIGSMNRIEIWDPTAWATYSEEQEQKFSELSDEVFPGI, encoded by the coding sequence ATGTTCTTCGGCACCTACACGCCCAAGCTCGACGAGAAGGGACGCCTCTTCCTCCCCGCCAAGTTCAGGGACGAGCTGACGGAGGGACTCGTGGTGACCAGGGGGCAGGAGCGCTGCCTCACCGTCTGGTCGCTGGAGGACTTCGGGAGGCTCACCGACCGGCTCCGCGAGGCGCCGGTCACGCAGAAGGGCACCCGCGACTACGTCCGCATGCTGTTCGCCGCCGCCAGCCAGGAGGTGCCGGACAAGCAGGGACGGATCAACATCCCGGCACCACTGCGGGAGTACGCGTCGCTCCGCAAGGAGTGCGTGGTCATCGGGTCGATGAACCGGATCGAGATCTGGGACCCCACGGCGTGGGCGACCTACTCGGAGGAGCAGGAGCAGAAGTTCTCCGAGCTCAGCGACGAGGTCTTCCCGGGGATCTGA
- a CDS encoding AAA family ATPase: protein MRDVTTGPISGVAGQAPDLDTVHRVTGAVRHNIERVIAGKPDVVNAALVVLLAEGHLLIEDVPGVGKTQLSKALARSIDSSVRRIQFTPDLLPSDVTGVSIFNQDTREFEFRPGGVFANIVVGDEINRASPKTQSALLECMEERQVTVDNATYMLEKPFMVIATQNPIEMEGTYALPEAQRDRFMARVSVGYPVESAEIAMLEGHTAHNPLDDLEPVTDAGEIRKVIEIVGRVHVSSAVHRYAVALTTATRTSADLHLGASPRATLHLVRAAKAVAATQGRDYVLPDDIHGIALPVLAHRLLPNVEATMSGRTTGSILSALVESVPVPSGSDSSSRG, encoded by the coding sequence ATGCGAGACGTGACGACTGGGCCAATCAGCGGTGTGGCCGGACAGGCGCCCGACCTGGACACCGTGCACCGGGTCACCGGAGCGGTCCGCCACAACATCGAGCGGGTGATCGCCGGGAAGCCCGACGTGGTCAACGCCGCACTCGTCGTGCTGCTCGCCGAGGGCCACCTGCTCATCGAGGACGTCCCGGGCGTCGGCAAGACCCAGCTGAGCAAGGCGCTGGCCCGCAGCATCGACTCGTCGGTGCGGCGCATCCAGTTCACGCCCGACCTGCTGCCGAGCGACGTCACCGGCGTGTCGATCTTCAACCAGGACACCCGGGAGTTCGAGTTCCGCCCGGGCGGCGTCTTCGCCAACATCGTGGTCGGCGACGAGATCAACCGTGCCTCGCCCAAGACCCAGTCCGCCCTGCTCGAGTGCATGGAGGAGCGCCAGGTCACCGTCGACAACGCGACCTACATGCTCGAGAAGCCGTTCATGGTCATCGCGACGCAGAACCCGATCGAGATGGAGGGCACCTACGCCCTGCCCGAGGCGCAGCGCGACCGCTTCATGGCGCGCGTCTCCGTCGGCTACCCGGTCGAGTCCGCCGAGATCGCGATGCTCGAGGGCCACACCGCGCACAACCCGCTCGACGACCTCGAGCCCGTCACCGACGCCGGCGAGATCCGCAAGGTCATCGAGATCGTCGGCCGCGTGCACGTGTCGTCGGCGGTCCACCGGTACGCCGTCGCGCTGACCACCGCGACCCGCACGAGCGCCGACCTCCACCTCGGCGCGTCGCCGCGCGCGACCCTCCACCTGGTCCGCGCCGCGAAGGCCGTCGCCGCCACCCAGGGCCGTGACTACGTCCTGCCCGACGACATCCACGGGATCGCGCTCCCGGTGCTCGCGCACCGCCTGCTCCCCAACGTCGAGGCGACGATGAGCGGGCGCACCACCGGCTCGATCCTGTCCGCCCTCGTCGAGTCGGTGCCGGTCCCGTCGGGTTCCGACTCCAGCAGCCGTGGGTGA
- a CDS encoding DUF58 domain-containing protein → MREALASLTTRGRAFLAAGITTVVAAIVVGHSSVVRIGVLVAVLPLLTAWWVGRARYRLALVRTVSPQLVVAGQPSTVELSVFNESRTPTGVLLLEERLPYVLGTRPRFVLEGLGHGWRRHATYQVRSELRGQFDIGPMSVRVTDPFGLVELGRTFHATSRLTVTPRTISLPSIPLGGAWTGSGDNRPRAFATGSAEDVTVREYRRGDDLRRVHWRSSARLGELMVRREEQPWQSRATVFLDNRGTSHRGQGAASSLEGAVSAAASIAVHLAHHGYTVRLVTASGDSRETQWHSQTAEASTVPLLEALAIVQLDHSPAPDTQWLAEPGHGGLTIGVFGSLADTDLPFLRRLQHHASSSLAIALDVDAWAPHLPVQPGRGAATHLTSSGWRSVTLGPRDRLDTAWQELGMMASRATASAGAAR, encoded by the coding sequence GTGCGTGAGGCGCTCGCGTCCCTGACCACCCGCGGGCGGGCCTTCCTGGCTGCCGGCATCACGACGGTGGTCGCCGCGATCGTGGTCGGCCACTCCTCCGTCGTCCGCATCGGGGTGCTGGTCGCCGTGCTGCCGCTGCTGACCGCCTGGTGGGTGGGGCGCGCGCGCTACCGCCTCGCCCTGGTGCGCACGGTGTCACCGCAGCTCGTCGTCGCCGGACAGCCGTCGACCGTCGAGCTGTCGGTATTTAACGAGTCGCGCACGCCGACCGGCGTGCTGCTGCTGGAGGAGCGCCTGCCCTACGTGCTCGGCACCCGGCCGCGCTTCGTGCTCGAGGGCCTCGGCCACGGATGGCGCCGGCACGCGACCTACCAGGTGCGCTCGGAGCTGCGCGGACAGTTCGACATCGGGCCGATGTCGGTGCGCGTCACCGACCCCTTCGGCCTCGTCGAGCTCGGCCGCACGTTCCACGCGACCTCACGGCTGACGGTCACCCCGCGCACGATCTCGCTGCCGAGCATCCCGCTCGGCGGCGCCTGGACCGGCTCGGGCGACAACCGGCCGCGCGCCTTCGCGACCGGCAGCGCCGAGGACGTCACCGTGCGCGAGTACCGCCGCGGCGACGACCTGCGGCGGGTCCACTGGCGGAGCTCGGCGCGCCTCGGCGAGCTGATGGTGCGCCGCGAGGAGCAGCCGTGGCAGTCACGCGCGACCGTGTTCCTCGACAACCGCGGCACCTCCCACCGGGGGCAGGGCGCGGCGAGCTCGCTCGAGGGAGCGGTGTCGGCGGCCGCCTCGATCGCGGTGCACCTCGCCCACCACGGCTACACCGTCCGCCTCGTCACCGCCTCCGGCGACAGCCGCGAGACGCAGTGGCACTCGCAGACCGCCGAGGCGAGCACCGTCCCGCTGCTCGAGGCGCTGGCGATCGTCCAGCTCGACCACTCCCCTGCGCCCGACACCCAGTGGCTGGCCGAGCCGGGGCACGGCGGCCTCACGATCGGGGTGTTCGGCTCGCTCGCCGACACCGACCTGCCGTTCCTGCGCCGGCTCCAGCACCACGCCTCGTCGAGCCTGGCGATCGCGCTCGACGTCGACGCGTGGGCGCCGCACCTGCCGGTGCAGCCCGGTCGCGGCGCCGCGACGCACCTGACCTCGAGTGGCTGGCGCTCGGTCACCCTCGGTCCGCGCGACCGCCTCGACACGGCGTGGCAGGAGCTCGGGATGATGGCGAGCCGGGCGACGGCGTCGGCGGGGGCGGCACGATGA
- a CDS encoding transglutaminaseTgpA domain-containing protein, giving the protein MKSSLASSWSSLPHQLRVAGIAMLAAWTTVLSWRVLTEGFAEVGIPLLFIGVVLAGGGAVARWSRLPAVAIVAGQLVVGALLVLGTVTGSPVPTPGTIDAFVLAVQDALETSRNYAAPVQAGVPPVHPLLLVGGALVIWLVDVLTCTLRRAPVAGLALLAAYTLPVAVTGEAVSWWLFVVIAGLFLATVFLQHSDHVTSWGRAPDGERGSFSVRTGAIGNTALALGAGAIALAVVVPVAVPTMSMSVFDGNGPGTREVEVKDPMIDLRRDLQRGQDVPLLWVTTPGPKPSYFRISVLSRFNGSSWTPGDREIPETQTATGPMPALDGVAPDVPRKEFQYDVRVGSDFASTWLPTTEQVTRISAGTDWRYDVNTRDFIGADDDVTTADRTYDFTGAELTYNADAMNSAVSGAGSVAGIFSEVPPSLNNEIRRLAASVTADAPTRFQKAQLLQQWFRQDGGFRYDLNQVESAGNGGADLLAFLNDRVGYCEQFAASFAIMARVIGIPSRVAVGFLEPEKSTNGSWVFSAHDLHAWPELYFPGSGWVRFEPTPAARASGVPDYTAAEFAPVTEEPSPSASRSTELLPDRGETADPAADTTTDDTSSIPWVPVLTGLLGLLVLALLLMTPRLVRGARRRRRLGGDIEDLWAELRDVARDLGHAWPAGRSPRRAGDWLGRLLATPAAGGERPDRPRRGRDQAPEAAAALDRLVQALERSRYSRDPETFTAERFTADLALVEESLAAGVTPREARRAAWWPASVAGRRTSWRPRSRSSQTETSDHETSRTVDELVG; this is encoded by the coding sequence ATGAAGTCGTCGCTGGCGTCCTCCTGGAGCTCGCTCCCCCACCAGCTGCGGGTGGCCGGCATCGCGATGCTCGCCGCCTGGACCACCGTCCTGTCGTGGCGGGTGCTCACCGAGGGCTTCGCCGAGGTCGGCATCCCGCTCCTCTTCATCGGCGTCGTGCTCGCCGGTGGTGGCGCCGTCGCCCGGTGGAGCCGGCTGCCCGCCGTCGCGATCGTCGCCGGTCAGCTCGTCGTCGGCGCCCTGCTCGTGCTCGGCACGGTGACCGGCTCGCCGGTCCCGACGCCCGGCACGATCGACGCCTTCGTCCTCGCGGTGCAGGACGCGCTCGAGACCTCGCGCAACTACGCCGCTCCGGTGCAGGCAGGCGTCCCACCGGTCCACCCGCTGCTGCTCGTCGGCGGCGCGCTCGTGATCTGGCTCGTCGACGTCCTCACCTGCACCCTGCGCCGCGCACCCGTGGCCGGTCTTGCGCTGCTGGCGGCGTACACCCTCCCGGTCGCGGTGACCGGCGAGGCGGTCTCGTGGTGGCTCTTCGTGGTCATCGCCGGCCTCTTCCTCGCCACCGTCTTCCTCCAGCACAGCGACCACGTCACGAGCTGGGGTCGCGCGCCCGACGGCGAGAGGGGCTCCTTCTCTGTCCGGACCGGCGCGATCGGCAACACCGCCCTCGCGCTCGGCGCCGGTGCGATCGCCCTCGCCGTCGTCGTGCCCGTCGCGGTCCCGACGATGAGCATGAGCGTCTTCGACGGCAACGGTCCCGGCACCCGCGAGGTCGAGGTCAAGGACCCGATGATCGACCTGCGCCGCGACCTCCAGCGCGGCCAGGACGTCCCGCTGCTGTGGGTCACCACGCCCGGCCCCAAGCCGTCGTACTTCCGGATCTCGGTGCTCTCCCGCTTCAACGGGTCGTCGTGGACGCCCGGCGACCGCGAGATCCCCGAGACGCAGACCGCCACCGGACCGATGCCCGCCCTCGACGGCGTGGCGCCGGACGTGCCGCGCAAGGAGTTCCAGTACGACGTGCGCGTCGGGTCCGACTTCGCCTCGACCTGGCTGCCGACGACCGAGCAGGTCACCCGGATCTCGGCGGGCACCGACTGGCGCTACGACGTGAACACGCGCGACTTCATCGGCGCCGACGACGACGTCACCACCGCCGACCGCACCTACGACTTCACCGGCGCCGAGCTGACCTACAACGCCGACGCGATGAACAGCGCCGTGTCGGGCGCCGGCTCCGTGGCGGGCATCTTCAGCGAGGTGCCGCCCAGCCTCAACAACGAGATCCGCCGACTCGCGGCCAGCGTCACCGCCGACGCGCCGACCCGGTTCCAGAAGGCGCAGCTCCTCCAGCAGTGGTTCCGCCAGGACGGCGGCTTCCGCTACGACCTCAACCAGGTCGAGTCGGCCGGCAACGGCGGCGCCGACCTGCTCGCCTTCCTCAACGACCGCGTGGGCTACTGCGAGCAGTTCGCCGCGTCGTTCGCGATCATGGCGCGCGTCATCGGCATCCCGAGCCGCGTCGCGGTCGGTTTCCTCGAGCCCGAGAAGTCGACCAACGGGTCGTGGGTCTTCTCCGCGCACGACCTCCACGCCTGGCCCGAGCTCTACTTCCCCGGCTCCGGCTGGGTCCGCTTCGAGCCGACCCCCGCAGCCCGCGCGTCCGGGGTGCCCGACTACACCGCTGCCGAGTTCGCGCCGGTCACCGAGGAGCCCTCGCCCAGCGCCAGCCGCTCCACCGAGCTGCTGCCCGACCGCGGGGAGACCGCGGACCCCGCGGCCGACACGACCACCGACGACACGAGCTCGATCCCGTGGGTCCCGGTGCTCACCGGCCTGCTCGGACTGCTCGTGCTGGCGCTGCTGCTGATGACGCCTCGACTCGTGCGCGGTGCGCGGCGCCGCCGTCGCCTCGGCGGCGACATCGAGGACCTGTGGGCCGAGCTGCGCGACGTCGCCCGGGACCTCGGGCACGCCTGGCCCGCCGGCCGCTCACCGCGCCGGGCCGGTGACTGGCTCGGGCGGTTGCTCGCCACGCCGGCCGCCGGGGGCGAGCGCCCCGACCGTCCGCGTCGCGGGCGCGACCAGGCGCCCGAGGCAGCTGCCGCCCTCGACCGGCTCGTCCAGGCGCTGGAGCGCAGCCGCTACTCCCGTGACCCCGAGACCTTCACCGCCGAGCGGTTCACCGCCGACCTCGCCCTCGTCGAGGAGTCCCTCGCCGCGGGTGTCACGCCGCGCGAGGCACGGCGTGCCGCCTGGTGGCCGGCCTCCGTCGCGGGACGGCGTACGTCCTGGCGTCCCCGCTCCCGGTCGAGCCAGACCGAGACCTCCGACCACGAGACCAGCCGGACGGTCGACGAGCTCGTCGGCTGA
- a CDS encoding DUF3040 domain-containing protein, which translates to MELSEEELRLLEQMERALVEEDPKLASTLRGTSFQRAARRRVVLGAAILLVGIGLLIVAVLIDVSTILQTVVGVLGFVVMLGGAVLALTSARHPGHASPTVRASGKSGLGVVDGGRQHRPGRMSRQRSGSPFMERMEERWRRRRERGL; encoded by the coding sequence ATGGAGCTCTCCGAGGAAGAACTGCGACTGCTCGAGCAGATGGAGCGCGCTCTCGTCGAGGAGGACCCGAAGCTGGCCTCCACGCTGCGCGGCACGTCGTTCCAGCGAGCCGCCCGTCGCCGCGTCGTCCTCGGTGCCGCCATCCTCCTCGTCGGCATCGGCCTGCTGATCGTCGCCGTCCTCATCGACGTCAGCACGATCCTCCAGACCGTCGTCGGCGTCCTCGGCTTCGTGGTGATGCTGGGCGGTGCCGTCCTGGCCCTCACCTCGGCCCGCCACCCCGGTCACGCCAGCCCGACGGTCCGCGCCTCCGGCAAGTCCGGTCTTGGCGTCGTCGACGGTGGCCGCCAGCACCGCCCCGGCCGGATGTCGCGCCAGCGCTCGGGCAGCCCCTTCATGGAGCGCATGGAGGAGCGGTGGCGCCGCCGCCGCGAGCGCGGCCTCTGA